A section of the Branchiostoma lanceolatum isolate klBraLanc5 chromosome 19, klBraLanc5.hap2, whole genome shotgun sequence genome encodes:
- the LOC136424910 gene encoding nuclear receptor ROR-beta-like isoform X2, translated as MSSKAQIETIPCKICGDKSSGIHYGVITCEGCKGFFRRSQQNNAAYSCPRNKNCQIDRTNRNRCQHCRLQKCLTLGMSRDAVKFGRMSKKQRDTLYMEILRQQKEQGKTNEAEATYIPSPPATTKPAFPYEPQYPLPDTSAEIPPKMIKPPNNGLSNGLAYAMITEGEILQITFDITEAYQKTTKYTISDIQSLWSEYHTEMTAQKYRSMARVDFWKFCADQITGCIQMVVEFAKNIPGFMDLCQNDQIILLKTGCFENLLVRMSREINPNTNAVLFDGKFASIDFFSILGLNDLVSSMYDLGRSVCLLKLTEQELALFCAVVLVSADRPGLREPMAVEKLQEKIIQALRYQVSQTHPAEPSFLAKILMKMPNLRSVAARHMEELAALKMQSPSLPEFPPLYKELFMPPEPVQNALGGEHALHPHHHMLA; from the exons CACAAATTGAGACGATCCCTTGTAAAATCTGTGGGGACAAGTCTTCAGGAATTCACTATGGAGTTATTACCTGTGAGGGCTGCAAG GGCTTCTTCAGACGAAGTCAACAGAACAACGCCGCCTACTCCTGTCCACGCAACAAGAATTGCCAGATCGACCGGACGAACAGAAACCGTTGTCAGCATTGCAGACTGCAGAAATGCCTTACCCTGGGCATGTCCAGAGATG CGGTGAAGTTTGGACGAATGTCCAAGAAGCAAAGAGACACATTGTACATGGAGATCTTACGGCAACAAAAAGAACAGGGAAAGACGAACGAGGCCGAAGCCACATATATCCCCTCCCCTCCAGCAACAACAAAACCAGCATTCCCCTACGAACCGCAGTACCCCTTGCCTGACACTTCTGCCGAAATCCCGCCTAAGATGATCAAGCCACCAAACAACGGGCTCTCCAATGGACTCGCTTACGCCATGATCACAGAGGGAGAAATAT TGCAGATCACATTTGACATCACAGAAGCCTACCAGAAAACTACAAAGTACACCATCAGTGATATCCAGTCCCTCTGGTCGGAGTACCACACGGAAATGACTGCTCAGAAGTACCGCAGCATG GCTCGTGTGGACTTTTGGAAGTTCTGTGCGGACCAGATCACAGGCTGCATCCAGATGGTTGTGGAGTTTGCCAAGAATATCCCCGGCTTCATGGACTTGTGTCAAAACGATCAGATCATCCTCCTGAAGACAG GCTGTTTTGAGAACTTGTTAGTGCGCATGAGTAGAGAAATCAACCCCAACACGAATGCAGTTCTGTTCGACGGGAAATTTGCAAGTATTGATTTCTTCTCCATACTCG GTCTGAATGACCTGGTGTCGTCCATGTATGACCTGGGCAGGAGTGTGTGCCTGCTGAAGCTGACTGAACAGGAGCTCGCCCTCTTCTGTGCAGTGGTCCTCGTCTCAGCAG ATCGGCCGGGCTTGCGCGAGCCGATGGCCGTGGAGAAACTGCAGGAGAAGATAATCCAGGCGCTGAGGTACCAAGTGTCGCAGACCCACCCGGCGGAGCCCTCCTTCCTGGCCAAGATCCTCATGAAGATGCCCAACCTGCGCTCGGTGGCGGCGCGACACATGGAGGAACTGGCGGCGCTGAAGATGCAGAGTCCCAGCCTCCCCGAGTTCCCTCCTCTGTACAAGGAACTGTTCATGCCCCCAGAGCCAGTCCAGAACGCACTTGGTGGGGAGCACGCACTTCACCCACACCATCACATGCTTGCATAG